The following proteins are encoded in a genomic region of Primulina huaijiensis isolate GDHJ02 chromosome 3, ASM1229523v2, whole genome shotgun sequence:
- the LOC140973855 gene encoding probable pterin-4-alpha-carbinolamine dehydratase, chloroplastic produces MNLTLTSMASPHCSLLSPLLRLPKNPPKYPQNSLPFVNRVYAFKIQAAGTDSMGDFGARDPFPQEIESNFGEKVLGYPSTEHKILIPNASALSLAQQECVSVSQIQQPLSEDEAKQLLFKVVGWRLVREEGSLRLQCLWKVRDTNCAEVLISRINRAIESTGLVPTLRIEEPNQVRAELWTSSIGGLSMNDFIVAAKIDEIKTSDLISRKRVWA; encoded by the exons ATGAACCTCACTCTTACCTCAATGGCTTCCCCTCATTGCTCACTCTTGTCTCCCCTTCTTCGTCTTCCTAAAAACCCACCAAAGTACCCCCAAAACTCCCTCCCATTCGTCAACCGCGTATATGCATTCAAAATCCAAGCAGCGGGAACAGACTCGATGGGTGATTTTGGAGCAAGGGACCCGTTTCCGCAAGAAATAGAGAGCAATTTCGGGGAAAAAGTTCTTGGGTATCCCAGCACGGAGCACAAGATTTTGATCCCAAATGCTTCGGCTCTGTCTTTGGCTCAGCAAGAATGCGTTTCAGTTTCTCAAATTCAGCAGCCCTTGTCAGAAGATGAGGCCAAGCAGCTGCTGTTCAAG GTTGTTGGTTGGAGACTTGTACGTGAAGAAGGGTCTTTAAGGCTGCAATGTTTGTGGAAAGTGAGAGATACAAACTGTGCAGAAGTACTCATCAGCCGGATTAACCGTGCAATAGAATCGACAGGGCTCGTTCCTACTCTTCGTATAGAGGAGCCTAATCAAGTTAGAGCGGAACTGTGGACTTCATCTATTG GAGGTCTGAGCATGAATGATTTCATTGTTGCAGCTAAAATAGATGAGATAAAAACATCCGATCTCATTTCCCGAAAGAGAGTTTGGGCTTAA
- the LOC140973854 gene encoding E3 ubiquitin-protein ligase BOI-like, which produces MINNGDSKESRNRKMKGVAVESAEPSHQTNLFNRQDQNFATQDPFPNAPPFISGSNLHVQPILNAAAPFKSFTSMLAFAVEDGGTSNPADSKHYSKELDLVIQSHGETLRRQIEGIMEKNQHSIHYAVEERVDKKLKEMESDIRRKRGENAELEKKAQHYKAEAQRLHRRVMHLEQMAMSLKEGLENATLAHRHGEHVQEDGESSYVDTEQAGLVWLDCMVCEKEIATVVIWPCRHICLCLGCDAVTKSCPFCRSVKTTSVKVNLPLE; this is translated from the exons ATGATCAACAATGGAG ACTCGAAAGAATCGCGCAACAGGAAGATGAAAGGAGTTGCAGTGGAATCTGCAGAACCAAGCCATCAAACAAACCTCTTCAATCGTCAAGACCAAAACTTTGCTACTCAAGACCCCTTCCCAAATGCTCCACCTTTCATTAGTGGCAGCAATTTGCACGTTCAACCGATTCTAAATGCAGCAGCGCCATTCAAATCCTTCACATCTATGTTAGCCTTTGCAGTAGAGGACGGTGGTACCTCTAATCCAGCAGATTCGAAACACTATAGCAAAGAACTGGATCTAGTAATTCAATCCCAT GGTGAAACTCTGAGGCGACAAATTGAGGGTATAATGGAGAAGAACCAACACTCAATCCATTATGCAGTTGAGGAAAGAGTAGACAAGAAACTCAAAGAGATGGAATCCGACATACGTAGAAAGAGGGGTGAAAATGCAGAGTTGGAGAAGAAAGCTCAGCATTACAAGGCCGAGGCACAAAGGCTGCACAGAAGAGTGATGCACCTGGAGCAAATGGCTATGTCTCTTAAAGAGGGCTTGGAGAATGCCACGTTAGCACATCGGCACGGAGAGCACGTGCAGGAAGATGGTGAGTCATCGTATGTGGATACAGAACAGGCAGGGCTGGTCTGGCTCGACTGCATGGTCTGTGAGAAGGAGATAGCAACAGTGGTGATATGGCCTTGCCGCCACATTTGCCTCTGTTTGGGCTGCGATGCTGTCACCAAGTCGTGCCCTTTTTGTCGGTCAGTTAAAACCACAAGTGTGAAAGTTAATCTACCTCTAGAATAG
- the LOC140972584 gene encoding dirigent protein 22-like: MGKLDMSKSFFIYSLIYVAAISGAFAKTGSSKGPEPVDKWFAGLKKSMEPKFKFIEIYIQDIRGVANQTVWLVAESNISSTSPTFFGQVYLADNILTTTPKFESTRLGRAQGFGAFSDLEVPALFYSWNLVFTSGKYQGSTLSVSGRNQVLDYSSEFSIVGGTGYFRMASGVAIGANFIPRDARGISVLKYTLYFTYY, encoded by the coding sequence ATGGGAAAGCTTGACATGAGCAAGAGTTTCTTCATTTACTCACTTATCTATGTCGCAGCCATCTCGGGAGCCTTCGCCAAAACCGGTTCATCCAAAGGCCCCGAACCCGTGGATAAGTGGTTCGCCGGTCTAAAGAAATCGATGGAGCCGAAGTTTAAATTCATCGAGATTTACATCCAAGATATTCGAGGAGTCGCCAACCAAACAGTGTGGTTAGTAGCAGAGTCCAACATCAGTTCCACTTCACCGACATTTTTTGGCCAGGTCTATCTTGCTGACAATATATTAACCACGACGCCCAAGTTCGAATCGACGAGACTAGGGCGGGCTCAGGGGTTCGGTGCTTTCTCTGACTTGGAAGTACCAGCTTTGTTTTATAGCTGGAATCTTGTGTTCACGAGTGGTAAGTACCAAGGGAGCACGCTGTCTGTTTCAGGGAGAAACCAAGTATTGGATTATTCGAGTGAGTTCTCCATCGTTGGTGGCACCGGATATTTCAGGATGGCTAGTGGAGTTGCCATTGGGGCAAACTTTATACCTAGGGATGCTCGTGGAATCTCTGTCCTCAAATACACTCTTTATTTCACTTATTATTGA
- the LOC140972585 gene encoding dirigent protein 22-like: protein MGKLDISKSFLIYSLIYVAAISGAFAKTDASNGPEPVDKWFAGLKKSMEPKFKFIEIYIQDIRGVANQTVWLVAESNISSTSPTFFGQVYLADNILTTTPKFESTRLGRAQGFGAFSDLEVPALFYSWNLVFTSGKYQGSTLSVSGRNQVLDYSSEYSIVGGTGYFRMASGVAIGANFSPRDARGIAVLKYSLYFTHY, encoded by the coding sequence ATGGGAAAGCTTGACATAAGCAAGAGTTTCTTGATTTACTCACTTATCTATGTCGCAGCTATCTCGGGAGCCTTTGCCAAAACCGATGCATCCAATGGCCCCGAACCCGTAGATAAGTGGTTCGCCGGTCTAAAGAAATCGATGGAGCCGAAGTTTAAATTCATCGAGATTTACATCCAAGATATTCGAGGAGTCGCCAACCAAACAGTGTGGTTAGTAGCAGAGTCCAACATCAGTTCCACTTCACCGACATTTTTTGGCCAGGTCTATCTTGCTGACAATATATTAACCACGACGCCCAAGTTCGAATCGACGAGACTAGGGCGAGCTCAGGGCTTCGGTGCATTCTCTGACTTGGAAGTACCAGCTTTGTTTTATAGCTGGAATCTTGTGTTCACGAGTGGTAAGTACCAAGGGAGCACGCTGTCTGTTTCAGGGAGAAACCAAGTATTGGATTATTCGAGTGAGTACTCTATCGTTGGTGGCACCGGATATTTCAGGATGGCCAGTGGAGTTGCCATTGGGGCAAACTTTTCACCTAGGGATGCTCGTGGAATCGCTGTCCTCAAATACTCTCTCTATTTCACTCATTATTGA
- the LOC140972586 gene encoding dirigent protein 2-like: MPKAAEPVEKWFKKLKKSTTPKFKIVEFYVQDIVSGEGQTVFPVGKANISFSSPTNFGIVVVADDRVTVGRDPKSPALGRGQGIAALADLADRVLYLNVIFYFTEGKYKGSSVAVLGRDPMLVNSRELSITGGTGAFRSARGVTEIINCSPYSPTGYTCFKYILYFTHF; the protein is encoded by the coding sequence ATGCCTAAAGCCGCTGAGCCTGTAGAGAAGTGGTTCAAAAAGCTTAAGAAATCGACCACGCCGAAATTCAAGATCGTTGAGTTCTACGTTCAAGACATCGTGAGTGGCGAAGGACAGACTGTGTTTCCGGTAGGGAAAGCCAACATTTCTTTCAGTTCGCCCACAAATTTCGGTATAGTAGTTGTTGCGGATGATCGTGTGACCGTGGGACGTGACCCTAAGTCCCCCGCGCTAGGCAGAGGACAAGGGATAGCCGCGTTGGCAGATTTGGCTGACAGAGTCTTGTACCTGAATGTTATTTTTTACTTCACCGAAGGGAAGTATAAGGGAAGCTCTGTCGCCGTATTGGGACGGGATCCGATGTTGGTGAATTCACGCGAGCTATCTATAACTGGTGGTACCGGAGCTTTTCGATCGGCGCGTGGAGTAACTGAGATAATCAACTGTTCACCTTATAGTCCCACTGGCTATACTTGTTTCAAATACATTCTGTATTTTACTCATTTTTAG
- the LOC140972587 gene encoding replication protein A 70 kDa DNA-binding subunit B-like produces MRINKTYIIEDPIVQPINKKYPNLNKNIELLVHRGTILREAQQQLTYDNLNFDFKEFVYVNENPVTDNEHDVIGILMKVRQVTRFERKDKLGFGYRKEVILINTMLQTITINLWDDLALNEGQLLKENRIQNSIVAFCNLKMSIYHGFPQLQSTFTTGMLQNPKCNKLFSNIKQIFLA; encoded by the exons ATGAGGATCAACAAGACTTACATTATCGAGGACCCGATTGTCCAACCGATAAACAAAAAGTACCCAAATctgaataaaaatattgaattgcTGGTGCACAGGGGGACAATACTCAGAGAGGCACAACAACAATTAACATATGACAACTTGAACTTTGACTTTAAAGAGTTTGTTTATGTGAATGAAAATCCAGTCACTGATAATGAACATG ATGTTATTGGAATTCTGATGAAAGTTCGACAAGTTACTCGTTTTGAAAGAAAAGACAAGCTCGGCTTTGGTTATAGAAAAGAAGTAATTCTGATTAATACAAT GCTACAAACTATCACTATAAACTTATGGGATGATCTCGCATTGAATGAAGGACAACTTCTAAAAGAAAATCGTATTCAAAATTCAATCGTGGCCTTCTGCAATCTTAAAATGAGTATATATCATG GATTTCCTCAGTTGCAGTCAACATTTACAACGGGAATGCTGCAAAACCCAAAATGTAACAAGTTATTTTCTaatattaaacaaatttttttggcGTAG